CCTTCATAAACAGAGAAATGTCTTGCCAAGCTCCCACGGAAGTATCATGCAGAATTCTGCAAGAGATACAAGCAGGCATTCAGCGCTAACAGTTACGAAGATGTCGCAAGCGAGATGCGGTCCGTTCTATCATGGCTCGAATCCATCAGCTACAGTGCCTCTCAGAGTCTTCAGGAGGGTTTAGAGGCACTGTTAACGCTGCATCGCATCAATATGCCGCCGAAATTGAGAACATCCTTTTACACAACCAATCTGATCGATTCGGCATTCTCGAATCCCAGATCTCAGCTTAACCGGGTTAAACGGTCAAGGCCTCAGACAGACCAGGTGCTCCGATGGGTCGGCAGTCTCCTGCTATCACAGGAGGAACAATTCCGTAAGGTGCGGTCATACACTCATATCCATGAGTTCTTAAACAGCTTCCTGGATAAAAAGATTGACGAGCGGATCTCGGCATAGGATGCATTCAGTGGGTCCCGCCTCAAAGTCTAACTATCACTGGGACATAGTCAAAGAGAAGAGCGAAGACGCTTACTCATGAAGTATTTAAACATTGAGGCTATTGATCTTACTGCTGACGATATAGATTTTCTTGCGGGCCTGCAAAAAGGATTCCCCGAACAGGCCATCTACACAGTCGACCTTCTCAAAGATATCGGAATATCATCACTAAAAAGGGAATCTTTCAGAGTAATTGAATTCAATCAAGACAGAGTATCTACACTATTAAAAGAATTCCTTGAATCAGAAATGCAGTTCCTTTCTTTCATGGCAAGATTCGACTTCATTAGCATCGAACTACTCAATGAAATGATTTCCGAAGAAAACACCTACACGAGCTGTATCAACAAATGGATAGCCCATTCGCTCTGCGAACAAATCGGGACAAACCTTGAGTATATTCGGGTGAACGATGCAATCAAAGATTACATTCTTCGACTCAAAATTGATGTCCCCCCCGTTCTCGCTGAAAAATTGCGGTCGGTAGCCAAAGACTATCTCTCAAGAGGAGACTTCTCAGACCGTTCAGAATACATCATTTCACTCCGAGAATTACTTACAGAAAACCCCAACCTTAATGATGATCGAATTATTCCTTCGATATATCTTAAGACGATGGTGGATCTATATAACAACCACAAAAACCGCTACAATGATGTTATCAACCTTGCCGATCGCGTGCTTAGCCGGGAAGAATTTCTCGATAGAAGATTTGCTCAAGAAGTCCGCTACCGGCTTTGTCAGTCGCTTGCCAGAACCCGTAATGGTCGATTCATGGAAGAAGTTCACAAAATCAACGGCATAGAACACCACTACCTTCTCGGCTTCCACTATCGAATATCAGGTCGAAATGAAGACGCTCTCAA
This region of Leptonema illini DSM 21528 genomic DNA includes:
- a CDS encoding tetratricopeptide repeat protein, which codes for MKYLNIEAIDLTADDIDFLAGLQKGFPEQAIYTVDLLKDIGISSLKRESFRVIEFNQDRVSTLLKEFLESEMQFLSFMARFDFISIELLNEMISEENTYTSCINKWIAHSLCEQIGTNLEYIRVNDAIKDYILRLKIDVPPVLAEKLRSVAKDYLSRGDFSDRSEYIISLRELLTENPNLNDDRIIPSIYLKTMVDLYNNHKNRYNDVINLADRVLSREEFLDRRFAQEVRYRLCQSLARTRNGRFMEEVHKINGIEHHYLLGFHYRISGRNEDALNRLNKVLQSKPNHSRAKRELVHVYLNIEEYDQALDMASDNYRSEPSNPYLIQSYFTCLIRSQDSTAHREKIEELIQRLQRIRTSAAEEIYINSLAQYQAFTLGDKASAIKCIEDYQETTAEASPYIALTKIEIGIRYKDIGLMRQSLELLGTMNIQNSYLNNLYFLKLATLNAMEGNRPEAERNIQKIVNYPPNIRAKLMSKIESFLPKN